GCGATGGTTTGGATAGATTCATGGACACCACAAGGACCACTAAAAGACGCTTTCCCTCTGATATACAGTATGTTCGCAAATAAAAGGATCACCGTTAGTCAGTTTCTTACGGAAAACACAGGAGAGTCATTATGGGGTCAAAGTTGGGTAAGAGCACCAGTTAACGACGAGGAAACTGAGGAATTTCTGAGGTTAAATCAAACCTTACAACACCAACCGGTTGGGCAGGGGATGGATAGATGGATATGGAAAGATGGTGGCGATGATGACTTCTCAGTTAAGAAAATTCGAATGGACCTTTCGGGCTCTATCGATGTGAATAACAGGCCTGGAAATTTCTTATGGAACAAAATGGCTACACCAAAATCGAATTATTTTAGTTGGAGAGCAATTGAAGGGAAAATACCAACCGCCGATGAACTAATTAAGAGGGGGATGCATTCGGTTTCGGCACTATGCAAAGTATGCGGCAGAGCAAACGAGTCGACAAATCATATTTTCATCCACTACCCATATGCGGACCTGATTTAGTCTTATGTGTGGCAATGGTTAAAAATACCCGCAAGAACAAAATCGGAATCGTTGGAGTCAAGGCTTCTAGATATGTCCGTTTTCTCAAAATCAAAGGCAAAGGTAATAAACGCTATTTACTTGATAACAATATGGGCCATTTGGAAGAATAGGAACAACAAAATTTTTAATGATAAAATGACGGATCCTTTGAAGATGGTAGAAGAAATCAGGGAGGAATCGTTCGAATGTGCGAAGAGAAGATCGAGGCATAGAAATATAAACTGGGAAGATTGGTGTGCTTTCTCGTTCCTAGACGGATAGAAAATGATCAAAAAATTTCTCCGGTTTTTACTTGATGAATATGTAAGTTGTTTTTATTTCTGGATGTATCCCTGATGTACTAGTATATGTCTATCAGCACCTTGCTTGTAGACATTTGGTTGAATAAAAGTCCCgtttttgttgttaaaaaaaaaaaaaaaaaaaaaaaactagcaaTTAATCTATCTTAACCCATATGAAAAACTATTCAAATGAACCAAATATCACGCATTTACGCCTGCTTACCCACTTATAACTCCCCTCCAATTCAATGTTTTAAAAGACATGGAGATGTAGGAGAAAGTGTACCGTATCTAACTATATTTTTAATACAATTGATTAAGAATTTATTAAGTGTACACAAAAGTGGTAACTATATATAGGGCATTGCGTTTCTGCTTGTATTTGAGTATGGAAGATATAATCCTTCATATGGTTTTGTCCTCCAACGGTATTTTTTGAACAACTTTCCTAAATATGTAAAGTGTCATGTAGGGATGGACATTTTTTTACCAAATACTCGAACCTGTACTGATTTTAGGTATTCGGTACATGTATTGGTACCCAGTTTTATTAATTTCGGTATTCGGTactttcggtatcggtacggGTAAAAAGGGTACTGGTAACTTTAAAAGTTTtttcatgttttgttttatttcgtATTATGGTGTTTTTAGTACTCGTATTAATTTTACCTATTTGTTACCCGTATCGTATTGGTTGGTACTCTTACCAAGtttacctatttggtactcgTACTATATTGGTATTTGTGCCGATTTTACCTATTTAGCACCCGTACAAGTCCTCAAAAGCTGAAATAATAACAAAGTGGTACCAAAGCGGGTACCGTACCAAAATACCCGACTGTACCAATATATTTGGTAACTAATTTTGTTCCAATTCAGTATCGGTATTTTCAGTGTGGGTATAAGTACTGTACCAATCCCATGAGTAGTGTCATGTCTCAAAATGTTACTTATTTGTCTAGTGCAACAAAATTGTTTTCATCAATCCTTCCAACACTTTCTAAACACTTGTTTACTATATATAGTTTGCAAATGTTTCAAGAATAATTAAATGTCACGTAGCATATAGAAGAACGGCCCAAACTTCAGTATTAAGCTTTCACTGCGTAGTCTAACCTTGACTATACAAACAGTACTAAATCCATGTTAGATTAAGTTGAGGTGATAAAAAGTTAATTATGTGCGATAACATGCACTTTCATTGGCACATGTCAAGTCGTTAGTTCATGTAGTGTCTAacacaagtagatgtgtgtatatatatatatggggaggttcatttgagaagaaaattaaattgagaagaaaaagaacaaagggtacaattgtaaaacattaaatagttttctctcatcttatttattatttctttttgactaattaattagtcataaagattaTCATCCTCCACATTAAAATTTTTgtctacacacatcaaaatttatcctacacatttttgaaatttatcttacacatactgaaatttatcctacgCAACTCGTAATTAatcctacacacctcataatttatcctacaccttaaattatttttttcttctttgaaaatatttttttaaataagttataaatttaatttagttagctagtaaaaaggaagactaacaattaatgatctatctgaTTTTACCAAGATACCCTTACACCCATATTAAATACAtgaattaaatgaagtaaaataaagcattcttattggttgaagtttgttcttttttattcttacaaaaaatttcttttcatttgaatcctccactatatatatatgaACTATATAATATAGCGGTATTACAATTGTGTAGATGCTGacaagatattttgaagagacttATATCGAGTTTAGGAGTAATGCAATCAAGTCACTCTAATCAATGTAGTGCGATCAAGCTCCAACTTAGCTTACCAATATATTTCCAAGATCATTTTCTTGAACTAAAGCCTTTATCTTCAATCTCGAACTTGATTTGTTAaattttaacaacaataacaagcAACGTTGGTGTTAATCAACTATATACTTTTAAGTAGTACTTTACTCGATTAGACGGTAATTATATTTATGCAGACAATGATAATCAACAAGTAGTTCAACTTCAAGTTAAATTATGTAAATACATGAAAATCGAACGAAGGTATCCACAAGTAGTTCAACTCCACGTTCTAGTTCTATCGAGttaacttttaatattaaaaaatcactaaaaaggtaatttaaaatttGTTTTGGACACATTAAATGAAGAAAATGACctctttagattttttttttaaaagataagTGTTGCATATTAAACATTGGATGTGTCCAAAACAAATTTTGAATAGTAATTTAAGTTGATCAAAAGTTGAAACAAGTTAGTAATATCAACCCTAATTTTTATCCATAGAAATTCAATGACAATTAGGGTTTTCATCTTTTTCATGTCTTAGATATTTGTTATGTAACTGGATGTACATACACACATACTCTATGCATGTGTACATGGTTGTCAATACATGCTATATCTGTATATCATTATGTTTAATTTTATTACAAACAAAGGAAAAccaaaagaaaattgaaaataaataaaacaataaataataaataaaataaaataaaataaaagaaaaggtaGAATCTTTTGGCAATGTGAGTAAGTTATTTCTAACAGTAGCTAAAAATGTCCAGACTCAAACTTACCCAAAACTAATTACTGAAAATCCTCTTCACTCACTTCTCACCCCCACGAGTGTGTGCAGTAGTAAGTGTACATGTTTTGAACCCTTTTACTGTTTCAATCTACCTTCAAAATTCCACAATCACCCACCATTTCCATCATATATTTCTTGACATttttcatctctctctctctctcttcatatATTCCAATTAAACAGCCAGCAACATAGAAACTATTgtaacaatcatcatcatcatcatcatcatcatcttcttgttctTTGTTGTTTTACTAATGAGTAGAATATTTGCTTATTCTTTTGGCTCTTTATCACTCAACACTGAAAGCCCTTCAAAGATCAATGATGGTTTCAACATCTATGGCCGTCTAACcacctcatcatcttcatcatctcgTTCTAATGATCATCATTGTACTTCAAGAAACTTTCATGAAGATGAAGATCATAAACATCATAATGATAacaataataatgatgatgatgatgaggaaagagaggaagaagaagatgaacacATTGACCTAAATCTTTGTGGAAACTACTCCTTAAATAGTAACAACATTCATGACACTCATCATCCAAATGGTGGAATAAGATCATGTGGGCAGTTAAAGACAAGTGCAAGAGGCCATTGGAAGCCTGCAGAAGATGCTAAACTCAAAGAGCTTGTTGCCCTTTATGGTCCCCAGAATTGGAACCTCATTGCTGAGAAACTTGATGGCAGATCAGGTACTTATTTCACACTTAAATTAGTAAgcttttttagggtttttagatgCAAATACTTCATAGTTTAC
The sequence above is drawn from the Helianthus annuus cultivar XRQ/B chromosome 12, HanXRQr2.0-SUNRISE, whole genome shotgun sequence genome and encodes:
- the LOC110893305 gene encoding uncharacterized protein LOC110893305, with the protein product MDELVKNHWSKKNRQSWVGGIREMNLALLLKWWWRLKEEPDHLWAKVIKAIHHNSRVVSLIPRKKSQPGVRKAIAGVGEDFKKRSIDIQQSLRCLVGNGEKAMVWIDSWTPQGPLKDAFPLIYSMFANKRITVSQFLTENTGESLWGQSWVRAPVNDEETEEFLRLNQTLQHQPVGQGMDRWIWKDGGDDDFSVKKIRMDLSGSIDVNNRPGNFLWNKMATPKSNYFSWRAIEGKIPTADELIKRGMHSVSALCKVCGRANESTNHIFIHYPYADLI